Proteins encoded within one genomic window of Synechococcus sp. PCC 7335:
- the asnB gene encoding asparagine synthase (glutamine-hydrolyzing): protein MCGIAGIMHHESTRPINPDWLVAMAAIQYHRGPDGFGQKVLPDSGVGFSHARLSIIDLNPNRGRQPFWTDDEQYMIAHNGEFYDYKRLRADLTSRGDRFTTKSDTELLLHLTKRFGLAETMPHLRGEFAFAMYEKQAERLTLVRDRFGVKPLYWTMTSEGLVFGSEIKVLFAHPGVHRVFSDQGLYHQLIQTMVPGTTCFEGVYAVQPGQMVICERQAGRLQVRVHTYWDVDFPQRGERPDRSEQETIEQLRHHFVEAIQLRLEADVPVACYLSGGIDSCSILGVAAACQQSPVKAFTIGFDDGDYDETAIAQEMAAAVGADQDILRVQGSDLYDHFARTIWHTERSIYNTFTVAKLLMSEHVQQAGYKVVVTGEGSDELFAGYPQLRLDMILHGMEAATPAERAELETWLQESNRLFKGNLLAQKRLDDPALTERVGFTPSCLQSWLSSAPRAMSLLSPERQQALGDYSPGAAIAQTLDPRQLAGRHPLDKAQYVWIKTQFESQVLGWAGDRVDMANSLEARPAFLDHPLVEFAVTVSPTLRFRDQKDKYILRETMKALLPETLYNRQKFAFMAPPAHTDPAKQKAMLGLSEQYLSKRAVAATGLLNNAAVSSLFERYHQPETPIAEQVQLDAIINHLLSVQILHDRLIAADIPKIAKERAHALGWRVESAA from the coding sequence ATGTGCGGCATCGCTGGCATTATGCATCACGAGAGCACCCGACCTATCAACCCAGACTGGCTGGTAGCGATGGCGGCTATTCAATATCATCGCGGTCCAGATGGATTTGGCCAAAAAGTCTTACCTGATAGCGGTGTTGGCTTCTCTCACGCTCGTCTATCGATTATTGATCTCAATCCAAACCGGGGACGCCAACCTTTTTGGACGGATGACGAGCAGTACATGATTGCCCATAACGGTGAGTTTTATGACTACAAACGGCTGCGAGCTGACTTGACTTCTAGAGGCGATCGCTTCACCACCAAAAGCGATACTGAGCTGCTGCTGCACCTAACCAAACGCTTCGGCCTTGCCGAGACAATGCCGCACTTGCGTGGAGAGTTTGCCTTTGCAATGTATGAAAAGCAGGCAGAAAGGCTGACTTTGGTACGCGATCGCTTTGGCGTCAAGCCGCTGTACTGGACGATGACGTCTGAAGGGCTGGTTTTTGGCTCAGAAATTAAAGTTCTTTTTGCCCATCCTGGCGTCCACCGAGTTTTCTCAGATCAAGGACTCTATCACCAGCTCATACAGACGATGGTGCCCGGAACCACCTGCTTTGAGGGTGTCTATGCTGTGCAGCCTGGGCAAATGGTGATATGCGAACGCCAAGCAGGGCGGCTACAGGTTCGCGTCCATACCTACTGGGATGTGGACTTTCCACAGCGAGGCGAGCGTCCTGATCGCAGCGAGCAAGAGACCATAGAACAACTTCGCCATCACTTTGTTGAAGCCATTCAACTGCGGCTAGAGGCGGATGTGCCGGTTGCCTGCTACCTGTCAGGCGGCATTGATTCTTGTTCTATTTTGGGCGTGGCAGCAGCTTGTCAGCAGTCTCCGGTGAAGGCATTCACGATCGGATTTGACGATGGTGATTACGATGAGACAGCGATCGCCCAAGAGATGGCTGCAGCGGTTGGTGCGGATCAAGACATCCTCAGGGTGCAAGGCAGCGACCTGTACGACCATTTTGCGAGAACAATCTGGCATACCGAGCGCAGCATCTACAACACCTTTACCGTCGCTAAGCTGTTGATGAGTGAGCACGTGCAGCAGGCGGGCTACAAAGTTGTGGTGACTGGGGAAGGCTCGGACGAACTGTTCGCGGGCTATCCTCAGCTTCGGTTAGATATGATTTTGCACGGCATGGAAGCGGCGACGCCAGCCGAGCGGGCCGAATTAGAGACGTGGCTACAAGAGAGTAATCGCCTATTCAAAGGCAATCTGCTAGCGCAAAAGCGATTGGACGATCCGGCCCTGACCGAGCGTGTTGGCTTTACTCCAAGCTGTTTGCAGTCCTGGCTATCGTCAGCACCCCGAGCAATGTCTTTGTTATCACCGGAGCGGCAGCAGGCGTTAGGCGACTATTCTCCTGGCGCAGCGATCGCCCAGACGCTAGATCCACGGCAGCTTGCGGGTCGTCATCCTCTAGACAAAGCGCAGTACGTATGGATCAAGACTCAGTTCGAGTCACAGGTACTAGGTTGGGCTGGCGATCGCGTCGATATGGCCAACTCATTGGAAGCTAGACCGGCCTTTCTCGATCATCCGCTGGTAGAATTTGCCGTCACCGTTTCCCCTACGCTTAGGTTTCGCGATCAAAAAGATAAATATATTCTGCGCGAAACTATGAAAGCGCTGCTGCCCGAAACGCTGTACAACCGGCAGAAATTTGCCTTCATGGCCCCGCCTGCTCACACCGATCCGGCTAAACAAAAAGCGATGCTAGGGCTAAGTGAGCAATACCTTTCTAAAAGGGCAGTTGCCGCCACAGGCTTACTCAATAATGCTGCTGTGTCTTCCCTATTTGAGCGCTATCACCAGCCTGAGACACCGATTGCCGAACAGGTACAGCTCGATGCCATCATCAATCATCTGCTTAGCGTTCAGATTCTTCATGATCGCTTGATCGCGGCTGACATTCCTAAAATTGCCAAAGAGCGAGCACACGCTCTAGGATGGCGCGTTGAATCCGCGGCTTAG
- a CDS encoding DUF1028 domain-containing protein, with the protein MTFSIVAWDIETGMTGVAVATKHLAVGALVPYVEAGVGAIATQAETNPLLGIHGLEMLKGHGHSHVASPEETLQRLLFDDPGREQRQLHMVDRYGQTAAWTGKDCVGWAGHLTFANFSVAGNMLVNEATVQAMADAYARFETRDFCDRLLLALEAGDAAGGDKRGRQSAALRVMHTDSYPYLDLRVDHHAQPIEQLRETFDESRKDYYQSFRLAMPSNRHQALSLPRSEQRAV; encoded by the coding sequence ATGACTTTTTCGATTGTGGCTTGGGATATAGAGACTGGGATGACAGGCGTGGCCGTGGCCACCAAACATCTAGCGGTAGGGGCGCTGGTGCCTTATGTAGAAGCCGGGGTCGGCGCGATCGCGACCCAAGCCGAAACCAATCCACTTTTGGGTATTCATGGACTCGAAATGCTCAAGGGTCATGGTCACTCGCATGTCGCCTCTCCTGAAGAAACGCTACAGCGCTTGCTTTTTGACGATCCTGGCCGTGAGCAGCGGCAGCTTCATATGGTAGACCGCTACGGGCAAACGGCGGCTTGGACGGGGAAAGACTGCGTAGGCTGGGCAGGACACTTAACCTTCGCTAATTTTTCTGTGGCCGGTAATATGCTGGTGAATGAAGCGACCGTCCAAGCGATGGCTGATGCCTATGCGCGGTTTGAGACCAGAGATTTTTGCGATCGCCTACTGCTGGCTCTAGAAGCAGGTGACGCTGCTGGCGGTGATAAACGAGGGCGGCAGTCAGCAGCGCTGCGGGTCATGCATACCGACAGCTATCCCTACCTAGATCTAAGAGTCGATCATCACGCTCAGCCCATCGAGCAACTGCGTGAAACCTTTGATGAATCTCGCAAAGACTACTATCAATCTTTTCGTCTGGCCATGCCTTCCAATCGCCACCAGGCACTTTCCCTCCCTCGCAGCGAACAGCGAGCTGTTTGA
- a CDS encoding 6-phosphogluconolactonase, whose amino-acid sequence MSKCSNPVPVHTFQVDALSVEVYSSAEAVARAASDKATKILQAAIDSRQQAITVFATGRSQKQCLHYLTHQADLDWSKITGFHLDEYLGIAAEHPASFRCYLQTYLTSQVAMQAFHAIAGEGWLPISVCDEYEQKLRSRSIDLCFLGIGNNGHLAFNDPAVANFNDPRWVKLVRLDEKNRHQQANSTAFETIEAVPTYAFTLTLSAISAIQNRLCLAFGEGKAAIVQRLLTDAISPKCPATILRKLPQTTLLIDQAAASDKF is encoded by the coding sequence ATGTCGAAATGTTCTAATCCTGTACCTGTGCACACGTTTCAGGTCGATGCGCTAAGTGTAGAAGTCTATTCATCGGCTGAAGCGGTCGCACGAGCTGCTAGTGATAAAGCCACTAAGATCCTTCAGGCGGCGATTGATAGCAGGCAGCAGGCGATCACCGTTTTTGCCACAGGGCGATCGCAAAAGCAGTGTCTGCACTATTTAACTCACCAAGCGGATCTTGACTGGTCGAAGATTACGGGCTTTCATCTTGATGAATATCTGGGTATTGCCGCAGAGCACCCTGCCAGCTTTCGGTGCTATCTGCAAACGTATTTGACTAGCCAGGTAGCAATGCAGGCGTTTCATGCGATCGCAGGAGAAGGTTGGCTGCCGATATCTGTCTGTGACGAATACGAACAGAAATTGCGATCACGCTCGATTGATCTTTGCTTTCTCGGGATTGGCAACAACGGTCATCTAGCCTTCAACGATCCTGCGGTCGCCAACTTTAACGATCCACGCTGGGTCAAATTGGTGCGTTTGGATGAAAAGAACCGACACCAGCAGGCAAACTCTACGGCCTTCGAAACGATAGAAGCCGTTCCAACCTATGCCTTTACGCTAACGCTAAGTGCGATTAGTGCGATCCAAAATCGCCTTTGTCTAGCCTTTGGTGAAGGGAAAGCAGCGATTGTACAGCGATTATTAACCGATGCTATTTCCCCTAAATGTCCTGCGACTATCTTGCGAAAACTACCTCAAACGACTCTATTGATTGACCAGGCAGCCGCTTCAGATAAATTTTAG
- a CDS encoding UPF0182 family protein encodes MNSPRPNLSKAPSRSYAWLWWLIGFLLLTIASAATLIHLLTEYWWFSAIGYDDVFQLRLGWSLLCAAIAFAAYVIVLGTNFWLALWLTRDRPFYAPKNSDWTPLIPNLITYGGITFIIILSLGAAQRGAQAWETLLKFLRPTAFNVVDPIYQQDVGFYIFRIPVYQGLQQQGLELLVWTLIIVLAVYALRGEIRLERGWKYLLTGPVKTHLCAILSAIALALALGYWLARYDLLYSANGVVFGAGYTDVNARLSAYTVMGFVTLVMAGLFIVSLWRSGFSLPLTSVGIYLTVLIVVGGIYPTLQQTLTVEPNELDKEKPFIAHNLDFTRQAYGLTNVQREDFAVEDDLAAPALEQNTATLDNIRLWGYQTLLSTYQELQSLRLYYRFHDVDIDRYTLNGDYRQVMLSARELDYEAVPEKAQNWVNKRLKYTHGYGVAMSPVNQVTIEGLPDFFVKNIPPETSVDLTINQPRIYYGEETDHHIFTGTSTEEFDYPLGNDNATNLYDGAGGVGMGSMFRRLIYAFEIGSLKPLISNYFTADSKIHYHRNIRERAQQIVPFLQLDSDPYLALVDGRFQWILDGYTTSDRYPYSEPLALSSNASEFLANTDQLQDVARNGTNYIRDAAKVVIDAYDGTLTVYAIDETDPILATYQKIFPSLFTPLGEASEDLRTHFRYPLNLFQIQSQMYRAYHMEDTEVFYNQEDLWQLPQQIGNNNNSEQMQPYYVIMRLPNIEGEEFLQILPFTPSRKDNMVAWMAARCDGNNYGQLVLYKFPKQVLVYGPQQIEARIDQNPDISEQLTLWNQQGSSVIRGNLLVIPVDQSLLYFEPVYLQADAGALPELKRVIVAFKNTIIMRQTLPEALEAIFGTQSAAVDSADDPGLATSTTPAPATLETIPASQREQVQAAIEAYEQGQVALQNGDWATYGETQKRLGALLQELDSEASREP; translated from the coding sequence GTGAATTCACCTCGCCCCAACCTTTCTAAAGCACCTAGTCGTTCTTATGCATGGCTATGGTGGCTAATCGGCTTTCTGCTGCTGACTATTGCGAGTGCCGCTACGCTCATCCATTTACTCACAGAATATTGGTGGTTTAGTGCCATTGGATATGATGATGTGTTTCAGCTGCGCTTAGGTTGGAGCTTACTTTGCGCAGCGATCGCCTTTGCGGCCTACGTGATCGTGCTAGGTACGAATTTTTGGCTAGCCCTTTGGCTAACCCGCGATCGCCCCTTCTACGCGCCTAAGAACAGCGATTGGACGCCACTCATTCCTAACCTGATCACCTATGGTGGTATCACCTTTATCATCATTCTTTCTCTAGGCGCAGCGCAGCGGGGCGCTCAAGCTTGGGAGACTCTACTCAAATTTTTGAGGCCAACCGCTTTTAATGTTGTCGATCCAATCTATCAGCAGGATGTTGGTTTCTATATTTTTAGAATACCCGTCTATCAAGGACTGCAGCAGCAGGGGCTAGAGCTATTAGTCTGGACTTTGATTATTGTGCTAGCGGTCTACGCACTGCGAGGAGAGATTCGGCTAGAACGTGGTTGGAAATACCTGCTAACCGGTCCTGTAAAAACTCACCTGTGTGCGATTTTGAGTGCGATCGCCCTAGCCTTAGCCTTAGGATACTGGCTCGCGCGCTATGACCTACTTTATTCTGCTAACGGCGTTGTCTTCGGGGCAGGCTACACAGATGTCAATGCTCGTCTTAGCGCCTATACTGTGATGGGATTTGTCACATTGGTAATGGCAGGGCTTTTTATCGTTTCCCTATGGCGCTCCGGTTTTTCTTTACCGCTAACTAGCGTCGGCATCTACCTTACTGTTCTTATTGTCGTTGGCGGCATCTATCCAACGCTACAGCAAACTCTCACTGTCGAACCCAACGAGCTTGATAAAGAAAAGCCCTTCATCGCCCACAATCTCGACTTCACTCGCCAAGCCTACGGTCTAACTAATGTGCAAAGAGAAGACTTTGCCGTAGAGGATGATCTAGCTGCGCCCGCGCTCGAGCAAAACACCGCTACCTTGGACAATATCAGGCTTTGGGGCTATCAAACGCTACTGAGCACCTATCAGGAGCTGCAAAGCCTTCGGCTTTATTATCGCTTTCACGATGTGGACATTGATCGCTACACCCTCAACGGTGACTATCGTCAAGTGATGCTATCTGCTCGCGAGCTAGACTACGAGGCTGTGCCTGAAAAGGCGCAAAACTGGGTAAATAAAAGGCTCAAATACACTCATGGCTATGGCGTTGCGATGAGCCCAGTCAATCAGGTAACGATCGAAGGCTTACCCGATTTTTTCGTCAAAAATATTCCGCCTGAAACGTCTGTCGATCTCACTATCAACCAGCCGCGGATCTACTACGGCGAGGAGACCGACCATCATATCTTCACTGGCACCAGCACAGAAGAGTTTGACTATCCGCTGGGTAATGACAACGCCACTAATCTCTACGATGGCGCAGGGGGCGTTGGTATGGGCTCGATGTTCAGACGACTCATCTATGCCTTTGAGATCGGTTCACTCAAACCGCTGATTTCTAACTATTTCACTGCCGATTCTAAAATTCACTATCACCGTAATATCAGGGAACGAGCCCAGCAGATTGTGCCTTTTCTACAGCTAGATAGCGATCCTTATCTAGCCTTAGTTGACGGTCGGTTTCAGTGGATTCTAGATGGGTATACGACCAGCGATCGCTACCCTTATTCCGAACCGCTCGCGCTATCATCGAACGCTAGCGAGTTCCTAGCTAACACCGATCAATTGCAAGATGTTGCCCGCAATGGGACAAACTACATTCGCGACGCTGCTAAAGTCGTCATTGATGCCTACGATGGCACGCTTACCGTCTACGCTATCGATGAAACCGACCCCATCTTAGCCACTTACCAAAAAATCTTTCCGTCTTTGTTTACCCCACTAGGCGAAGCTTCAGAAGATCTGCGCACCCACTTTCGCTATCCGCTTAATCTCTTTCAGATCCAGTCGCAGATGTACCGCGCCTATCATATGGAAGATACCGAAGTTTTCTACAACCAGGAAGATCTCTGGCAGCTACCTCAACAGATTGGGAACAACAACAATTCTGAGCAGATGCAGCCCTACTACGTGATTATGCGGCTGCCTAACATTGAAGGCGAAGAGTTCCTTCAAATTCTCCCTTTTACCCCATCTCGTAAGGACAACATGGTTGCCTGGATGGCAGCTCGCTGTGACGGCAATAATTATGGACAACTAGTCCTCTACAAATTTCCTAAACAGGTTCTTGTCTATGGTCCCCAGCAAATAGAAGCTCGCATCGATCAAAATCCCGATATCTCAGAGCAGCTTACCCTTTGGAATCAGCAAGGCTCTAGCGTGATTCGGGGCAATTTACTCGTCATCCCGGTTGATCAATCCTTGCTCTACTTTGAACCTGTCTATCTACAAGCTGATGCAGGTGCACTTCCAGAGCTGAAGCGAGTTATCGTTGCATTCAAGAACACCATTATTATGCGCCAGACGCTGCCAGAGGCTCTAGAGGCTATCTTTGGCACACAGTCCGCTGCGGTAGACTCTGCTGACGATCCTGGTCTAGCCACCTCTACAACGCCAGCACCTGCAACGCTCGAAACGATCCCTGCTTCTCAACGCGAGCAAGTTCAAGCCGCTATCGAAGCGTATGAACAAGGACAAGTAGCCCTGCAAAACGGCGACTGGGCTACCTATGGTGAAACGCAAAAGCGTTTAGGTGCGCTATTGCAAGAGCTTGATAGTGAGGCAAGCAGAGAACCGTAG
- a CDS encoding chemotaxis protein CheW: MTSVLNQTIPNPSAFLADDDDADEICKYITFKVEDYSFALPSEKVLKVVATPPPSQGGLVSMGLVQLAQYSIEILNLSELLSLEALDQEDIDNRVSDDIDKQDSDTYLNNPTGAATQNPPFLIVLRDTDETLRGIAVHEPPDLVEISNHELNPLPPEKRLSKALRNISHISNCEVSGDRHTLLILDASILRGHQQSDDTLDQPTTAEIESPLDTEPSLEIEPSSDVEFFLEIESPLDTGSDTKPSLEIEPPSDMEPSLEIEPPSDAEPSLEIEPPSDMEPSLEIEPPSDLEPSLEITYLDEIDEGTDSNIEDLSSQNL; this comes from the coding sequence ATGACCTCTGTCTTAAACCAGACAATTCCTAACCCTTCAGCCTTCTTGGCAGATGACGATGACGCTGATGAGATCTGCAAGTACATTACTTTCAAAGTAGAAGACTATTCATTTGCCCTGCCCAGCGAAAAAGTTTTAAAAGTAGTTGCTACCCCGCCACCTAGCCAGGGAGGTTTAGTCAGCATGGGGTTAGTCCAGCTAGCACAGTACAGTATCGAGATCTTGAACTTGTCAGAATTGCTTAGTCTCGAAGCTCTTGATCAAGAGGACATAGATAATAGAGTTAGTGATGACATAGACAAACAGGATTCAGATACCTATCTGAACAACCCTACAGGCGCTGCTACTCAGAATCCACCGTTCCTAATAGTCCTGCGCGATACGGACGAAACCCTTAGGGGAATCGCGGTACATGAGCCTCCCGATCTAGTAGAAATTTCTAACCATGAGCTCAACCCGCTACCCCCAGAAAAAAGACTATCCAAAGCGCTACGGAATATTTCTCATATTAGTAACTGTGAAGTGAGCGGCGATCGCCATACCCTACTTATTCTTGATGCGTCTATCCTGAGGGGCCACCAGCAGTCTGATGACACCCTCGATCAGCCCACAACAGCAGAAATTGAGTCTCCTTTAGACACGGAACCTTCTCTAGAGATTGAACCGTCTTCAGATGTGGAATTCTTTCTAGAAATTGAGTCTCCTTTAGATACGGGTTCAGATACGAAACCCTCTCTAGAGATTGAACCGCCTTCAGACATGGAACCTTCTTTGGAGATTGAACCACCTTCAGATGCGGAACCTTCTTTAGAAATTGAGCCGCCTTCGGATATGGAACCCTCTTTAGAGATTGAGCCGCCTTCAGATCTGGAACCTTCTCTAGAAATCACTTATCTAGACGAAATTGACGAGGGGACAGACAGCAACATAGAAGATTTATCTTCTCAAAACCTATAG